A genome region from Arthrobacter sp. SLBN-100 includes the following:
- a CDS encoding PrsW family intramembrane metalloprotease produces MSMHPRYPASGPPEDPFPGGGTPLPRDANPSWMGQVQPGNYRSAPGHQGHPVNTFVPREVQGTVVRAGRARSGSLVALTIGGSALAFLSLFLVVPFLLSNTGAAGFLVGFLASLIPLSVVLLAVHVIDKWEPEPKRLLYFAFTWGAAVSIAVTLLIQPFFVLGFQLSDEADLQTFMATVQAPIVEEFAKSLGLLLLLLLARRHFDGPVDGVVFAFTVAGGFAFTENILYFGRAIAESANPASDFAQVFFLRGVMSPFAHAIFTGTTGLIMGFAARRWHAGASVAAFFVGLLPAMFLHNRWNSMGQGFLVDYILVQVPIFFLAVGGIILLRVAEKRLTRQRLLEYSAAGWFTPAEVELLATFGGRRTALNWAGSYGRKRQMKEFLRAATHLANTRQRILSGRDVQLHQAEERQQLQHILALRAAVAR; encoded by the coding sequence ATGTCGATGCATCCCCGCTACCCTGCGTCCGGACCGCCCGAAGATCCCTTCCCGGGCGGGGGCACACCGCTCCCCCGTGACGCCAACCCGAGCTGGATGGGCCAGGTGCAGCCGGGCAACTACCGCTCCGCCCCTGGGCACCAGGGCCATCCCGTGAATACCTTCGTGCCGCGGGAGGTTCAAGGCACTGTGGTCCGGGCCGGCCGGGCCCGGAGCGGGAGCCTTGTTGCGTTGACCATCGGCGGCAGTGCCCTGGCCTTCCTTAGCCTGTTCCTGGTGGTGCCGTTCCTGTTGTCGAACACGGGTGCGGCGGGGTTCCTGGTAGGTTTCCTGGCTTCGCTCATTCCCCTCTCGGTGGTCCTCCTGGCGGTCCATGTCATCGACAAATGGGAACCCGAGCCGAAGCGCCTGCTGTACTTCGCCTTCACCTGGGGCGCAGCCGTATCCATCGCAGTCACCCTGCTGATCCAGCCGTTTTTTGTCCTGGGCTTCCAGTTGTCCGATGAAGCGGACCTGCAGACCTTCATGGCCACAGTCCAGGCCCCGATCGTGGAGGAGTTCGCCAAATCCCTGGGGCTGCTGCTCCTGCTGTTGCTGGCCAGGCGGCATTTCGACGGGCCTGTTGACGGGGTGGTTTTCGCCTTTACTGTTGCCGGCGGCTTCGCCTTCACCGAGAACATCCTGTACTTCGGCAGGGCCATCGCCGAATCGGCAAACCCGGCCAGTGATTTCGCCCAGGTGTTTTTCCTCCGGGGCGTCATGTCCCCCTTCGCCCACGCGATCTTCACCGGCACCACCGGGCTCATCATGGGCTTCGCGGCGCGGCGGTGGCACGCGGGCGCTTCGGTAGCCGCTTTCTTTGTGGGGCTGCTTCCGGCCATGTTCCTCCACAACCGCTGGAACAGCATGGGCCAGGGCTTCCTGGTGGACTACATCCTGGTCCAGGTTCCCATCTTCTTCCTTGCTGTGGGCGGCATCATCCTCCTGCGCGTCGCAGAGAAACGGCTCACCCGCCAGCGCCTGCTTGAATACTCCGCCGCCGGCTGGTTCACGCCTGCCGAAGTGGAGCTCCTCGCCACGTTCGGCGGCCGCCGCACTGCACTTAACTGGGCGGGCAGCTATGGCAGGAAGCGGCAGATGAAGGAATTCCTGAGGGCCGCGACGCACCTTGCCAACACGCGGCAGCGCATCCTCAGCGGCCGCGACGTGCAACTGCACCAGGCTGAGGAGCGGCAGCAGCTGCAGCACATCCTGGCCCTGAGGGCCGCCGTCGCGCGTTGA
- a CDS encoding triose-phosphate isomerase family protein, translating to MTNTLYIGVSTKMYLGYRESMEWLAQARHEVDTRPALAAGRVVPFVIPAFPVLPAAGTILAGSPVRLGAQNCGWADGPWTGEVSPSLLAELGVALVEIGHAERRRHFGEDSEVIARKVQAADAAGITALLCVGEETRGDMAEAGPAAAAEFVHQQINDAVGGDWKLASRLLIAYEPVWAIGAAEPAGAEYVSAVIHSLRALLGAHEAEAGAALRSLPIIYGGSAKPGLLPTLDGVSGLFLGRFAHDAANFGKVLDEALLLSTESAGRR from the coding sequence ATGACCAACACCTTGTACATCGGGGTCAGCACCAAGATGTACCTGGGTTACCGGGAATCCATGGAATGGCTCGCGCAGGCCCGGCACGAAGTGGACACCCGTCCGGCCCTTGCGGCCGGACGGGTGGTCCCGTTTGTGATTCCCGCTTTCCCAGTGCTTCCCGCTGCCGGCACAATACTCGCAGGATCGCCGGTGCGCCTCGGCGCCCAAAACTGTGGTTGGGCTGACGGTCCCTGGACAGGGGAGGTATCGCCTTCCCTCCTGGCGGAACTGGGAGTTGCCCTGGTGGAGATCGGGCACGCCGAACGGCGGCGGCATTTCGGCGAAGACAGCGAAGTGATCGCGCGCAAGGTCCAGGCAGCCGACGCAGCAGGGATCACGGCCCTGCTGTGCGTTGGTGAGGAAACCCGCGGGGACATGGCAGAAGCGGGACCAGCGGCGGCGGCCGAGTTCGTCCACCAGCAAATCAACGACGCCGTAGGCGGGGACTGGAAGTTGGCATCCCGGCTCCTCATCGCCTACGAGCCCGTATGGGCCATTGGGGCAGCAGAACCCGCCGGCGCCGAATACGTTTCGGCTGTAATCCATTCACTCCGCGCCCTTCTCGGCGCCCATGAAGCGGAGGCGGGTGCAGCCCTGCGGAGCCTGCCGATTATTTATGGCGGCTCGGCAAAACCAGGGCTCCTGCCCACGCTGGACGGCGTCTCGGGGCTCTTCCTGGGCAGGTTTGCCCACGATGCCGCCAACTTCGGGAAAGTGCTGGATGAGGCACTTTTGCTGTCAACGGAGAGCGCGGGCCGTCGTTAG
- a CDS encoding MFS transporter, translating to MSLSATSTKELLDSPVLKSAISKASFRLMPMLVILYVVAFLDRTNVGFAEAALGVDKGITAGAYALGAGIFFIGYALFEIPSNLLLTKFGAKVWLARIAITWGIVSACFAFVQGEASFIILRFLLGVTEAGLFPGVIMFLAAWFPNKVRVKMFAIFYLAQPFSQMMGAPLSGWLINIGDQVPGVQGWQVMFFVEGMLAVLAGVAAYFFLINSPQDAKFLDAAEKKALLDVMDLEDTVKEETGPRGVLAAMKNGKVWYFTIIYFCLQIAVYGVTFYLPQQVAQLTGQKVGLAVGLMAAIPWFFGIFACYLIGKAANTLVRRRIWGNGLFISTGLCIFGSAWAGTNHLPALGIIFITLAVCSFLSIGPIAWSYPTAFLTGTAAAAGIGLINSLGNLGGFVAPILRTSVNGIAADSTGSAGVFALGVLPFLAAAMMYATKRFRNKADDLLDTK from the coding sequence ATGTCCCTATCCGCAACATCCACCAAGGAGCTCCTGGACTCGCCGGTCCTGAAATCGGCGATTTCCAAGGCGTCCTTCCGCCTTATGCCCATGCTGGTGATCCTGTATGTGGTCGCCTTCCTGGACCGCACCAACGTCGGCTTCGCCGAAGCCGCCCTGGGCGTGGACAAGGGCATCACCGCCGGTGCCTATGCCTTGGGCGCCGGGATCTTCTTCATCGGCTACGCCCTGTTCGAAATCCCCAGCAACCTGCTCCTGACGAAGTTCGGGGCGAAGGTGTGGCTGGCCCGGATCGCCATCACCTGGGGCATCGTGTCCGCCTGCTTCGCGTTCGTCCAGGGCGAGGCGTCCTTCATCATCCTGCGTTTCCTGCTGGGTGTGACCGAAGCCGGCCTGTTCCCGGGCGTCATCATGTTCCTGGCCGCCTGGTTCCCCAACAAAGTCCGGGTGAAGATGTTCGCCATCTTCTACCTGGCCCAGCCGTTCTCGCAGATGATGGGCGCACCGCTGTCCGGCTGGCTGATCAACATCGGTGACCAGGTGCCCGGAGTCCAGGGCTGGCAGGTCATGTTCTTCGTCGAAGGCATGCTCGCAGTCCTGGCGGGCGTCGCGGCGTACTTCTTCCTGATCAACAGCCCCCAGGACGCCAAGTTCCTGGACGCCGCTGAAAAGAAAGCACTGCTGGATGTCATGGATCTGGAAGACACCGTCAAGGAAGAAACAGGGCCGCGCGGCGTGCTTGCAGCCATGAAGAACGGCAAGGTCTGGTACTTCACCATCATCTACTTCTGCCTGCAGATCGCCGTTTACGGAGTCACCTTCTACCTGCCGCAGCAGGTGGCCCAGCTGACAGGCCAAAAGGTGGGTCTCGCCGTCGGCCTGATGGCAGCCATCCCGTGGTTCTTTGGCATCTTCGCCTGCTACCTCATCGGCAAGGCCGCAAACACCCTGGTCCGCCGCCGGATCTGGGGGAACGGGCTGTTTATCTCCACCGGCCTATGCATCTTCGGCTCCGCGTGGGCCGGCACAAACCACCTCCCGGCGCTTGGCATCATCTTCATCACGTTGGCCGTTTGCAGTTTCCTCTCCATCGGGCCCATCGCGTGGTCCTACCCCACAGCGTTCCTCACGGGCACGGCCGCAGCCGCCGGCATCGGCCTGATCAACTCCCTCGGAAACCTCGGCGGCTTTGTTGCGCCAATCCTGCGCACCAGCGTCAACGGGATCGCGGCCGACTCCACCGGCTCCGCGGGCGTCTTTGCCCTGGGTGTGCTTCCGTTCCTGGCCGCCGCCATGATGTACGCCACCAAGCGGTTCCGCAACAAGGCGGACGATCTGCTCGATACCAAATGA
- a CDS encoding SDR family NAD(P)-dependent oxidoreductase, which translates to MSSFPAQRTAIITGAVSERGIGRATANYLAAQGWNIGIIDLDDALCKAAAKELSSQYGVQAHGVGANVADEASVRFAVDSIEAELPQIVALANVAGVSSPVPYLELDGAEWDRVLNINLNGVHYATRRVAESMVKNRIGRIVNISSVSAQRGGGTYSKTPYSVAKAGVIGLTRSTARELGEYDITVNAISPGPIDTDIMGGTLSQERKDELTKDLVVNRVGSTRDIAAAIAFLISEDAGYISGQTLNVDGGLYMH; encoded by the coding sequence ATGAGCAGTTTTCCCGCACAACGCACGGCCATCATCACCGGAGCAGTCTCCGAGCGCGGCATCGGCCGGGCCACCGCGAACTACCTTGCCGCCCAAGGCTGGAACATCGGCATCATTGACCTCGATGACGCCCTGTGCAAGGCCGCGGCCAAGGAATTGTCGTCCCAATACGGCGTCCAGGCCCACGGTGTGGGTGCCAACGTGGCAGACGAAGCATCGGTCCGCTTCGCCGTTGACTCGATCGAGGCGGAGCTGCCCCAGATCGTGGCCCTTGCCAACGTTGCCGGTGTCAGTTCCCCCGTTCCTTACCTGGAGCTGGACGGGGCCGAATGGGACCGGGTTCTCAACATCAACCTCAATGGCGTCCATTACGCCACGCGCCGGGTGGCCGAGTCCATGGTGAAGAACCGGATCGGCCGGATCGTCAACATCTCCTCGGTTTCTGCCCAGCGTGGCGGCGGCACCTACTCCAAGACGCCTTACTCTGTGGCAAAGGCCGGCGTGATCGGACTGACCCGCTCCACCGCCCGCGAACTGGGGGAGTACGACATCACCGTCAACGCCATTTCCCCCGGCCCGATCGACACGGACATCATGGGCGGCACCCTGAGCCAGGAACGCAAGGACGAACTGACGAAGGACCTGGTGGTCAACCGGGTCGGGTCCACGCGTGACATCGCCGCAGCCATCGCCTTCCTCATCAGCGAGGACGCCGGATACATCTCCGGCCAGACGCTGAATGTGGACGGCGGGCTCTACATGCATTAA